The genomic interval CAGTTCAGATGTGGTGATCAACAGAGATGGTTCACTGACAGCAAAGAAGGCAGGTAAGGGTTTGGCACTTCATGTTTGATTGGCCTCTTTGATTCACCCATGGTCCTACAGGCTGCATGGCTTCAAATACAGGGATACTCCTACTGAGCATTTGAATATATAGGATAGATTCAGTAGCTGTTAGCAGTAATCTGTCTGGTAAGATTCTTCTCTGTGCACTGAAATGGTGTTGTCTGTTTCAATTGCAGACCTGAGATGTTACTGGAAAATTTTGGTTCAATAGgtagttttcttctttcaaaagtACTGCACTGTAAGTTtgttttcttataaaaaaaaaatggaggacTGGACAGAGCAGAGGTCTCTTAGTACCAGTGGTTCTAGCATTTGGCATGCACTGCTGCCATGCCTGTGAGCTGCACTTCTGCATGCAGAGCAGTGATGAGGACCTTGGCAGGAAGTTTCTTTGCAAAGGTAGAGCTCTGGAATAAGTGTTAGCATCTTTAGCTGTGTCTTCCCTTGGCATGGCATTATTGGGAAATAATCTCTTCAAATTGAAACTCAAGAGCTTTATTGTTAATGTAAGTACCTATAACATTCTCTGCTATAGTATTTTTTATCCATCAGGGACCACAGGATAATAAACACAAATCTGGTGATGtctattttctaaatattaGTGTTTACCTCAAAGATGCAGTTGTCTGGCAATAAACCTTTGATCATCTGACCAAAAGAATGATTGGATTGCCTTGTTGCTGTGTGGTATGTCTGCAAACCAGTGGAACTTAAAATAACTACCTCAGTACTTCTTTTAATGTGAGAAAATGTCCAGATAGGTACTGAAAAGCttaatttaattctttccttGTCATAGCTCCACTTCAGAGAAAGTCAGCGAGTGACCTGAGAGTGGAGGATGGTTCAGGACACAACATCCCACTGAGTACACTGCACTCAGGGACCACAGCAGGCAGCTCCATTGCTGGACCTTCAGTTTCCTCGGGGCTGAGTACTCCCACTAgaccctcctcctcctcctcctcaagtTTGTTTTCATTGCCTTCAGCCTCACTGAACAGGATTGAACCTGCAGCAAACCCTGCGCAGACGAAATCGGAAAAGGCAACAGTAAAGTCAGAATACTCAATGACACCCAGGTCTGTTCAGACTCAGAATATAGGTACTCTGAGCAGGCATGGCTCCAAGTTAGGTGAGATGGCCAGATTTAATGGAAATGCTAAAAAATTTGCACCCACTGCCTCATCTTCAAAGCCCCTGAGCTGTAATGTGAATTCTGACTCAAAAGCTGTAACAGTGAGGCAGCCATTAAAACCACCCCCCAAGAGAATTGACATCTTTGAACTTCCTAGGATACCAAAGATTAAAAAGGAAACCAGTAGCAAGCAGGTGGAGGCAGAATCCACAGGAAGCCAAAGCTGtgacatccccagctcctgtaTAACCCAGCTGACTGGCAAGGAGAGCTCTCATCAGCCAGGGAAGGGCAGCAAGGGGGAAAGTCAGAAGCCAAGTGCCAAGGAATCTCAGCAACAAAGGCAGACAAGTGGGGCATCTTTTCCTACCAGTACAGGCATGTATAGCAGTTCATCACTTCTGGGCACTTCAATCAGCAAAGGCCCAAGCTCTTTTGAGAGTTTTAAAATCAATATTCCTGGCAATGCAGGGCTTCCCAGCAGACTGTCTAACCCAGGGTTTTGTAACACCTTCCGCCCTGTGGATGATAAGGCGCAGCAGAAAGAGAGTCCTTCACCTCTTTTCTCAGTTAAGAAAAAGCAGGTCAAAAGTGAAATATATGATCCCTTTGAGCCAACAGGATCAGATTCGAGTTCAGCAAGCAGCAGTCCTGAGAGGCTTGGCTCAGGGATCCCACTAACTAACATAACCAGGACTATTTCGATTGAAAATCCAAAAGTTCAAACATTTCAGACTGTCCGTCGTTTCACCCCTTATGTGGTAGAAAATACATTTGGGCCTGGGGCTGACTCTGGCGTGCCATCGAGTAGCACAGAGCCTCGTGGTAATGTGGCTGGAGAAAGCAGGATTGTGGAACAGATCTCTGACACGGAGCAACAGGACAACATGGATGAGGAGGAGTTTCGAAGCAGTCCTTGCGCTTCATCGGCTGTTAAGCAAATCTGTAAGGAAGAGTGTTTaaaggaggaaggcagagagggCACTAATGTGTTCTTAAATGCTGAAGAATTTATTAGACCCAACATTAATGTAAAACTAGAACCAGATAGTCCTGCAAAGAATGATAAGCAGCAGAAAGTCcaaaaggaagaacaaacaGAGAAGCGATCGCGTTCCAGATCCCGTTCGGACTCCAGCTCCCGAGGCaagaagaagatgaaaaggaaaaaagcacttGGGAAGGAGCATAAGAGATCCCCATCAGGGTCTAGGGATAAAGCAAAGAGATCCCCATCAGGGTCTAGGGATAGAGCACACTCAAGGGACCGAAGCTCCAGATCTGCCTCTTGGTCAGGTGgagaagaacaaagcaaaacacacacagtgAAACCCAAGAGCAGGAGGTCTTCTACTGAGCGTTCTAGCAGTCATGAACGatctaaaaaaaagaaagctaaggAGAAAACCAAGgataaaaaggcaaaagcttCTTGTTCTagggagagaaggaaatccAGGTCACATTCAGTTAGTCCTGGGAGTACTTCTGAGTTTtatgaaagcaggaaaaagaaaagacgGTCTCGATCACGATCACGACGAAGGGAACATTCCCGATCCAACAGCAGTGAGAGGACTAAAAGACAGAAACACAGGAGAGGCAAAAGCCACGAGAGGTATGATAAAGACAGTAGCTTGAGGtcaagagacagaaagaagtTAAGATCCAGGTCTAGGGAGAGGAGGAAGTGGAGGTCTCGATCTCGGTCTGCGTCTCGATCTCGGGagcacaaaagcagcaaatcaAAGGTGAAAAGGCCACGATCAAGATCAGgttccaaagaaagaaaacacagatcAAGGGAGACCTCACTTCCCCCTCCACCAAAAAAGGATCAAAAGCCTCCAGTTGAAAACGTGTCCACGTTTCTGGAGCAACCCCACTCCTTCAAACAAGAGCCAAAGGAGGAGCTAGTGCTAGAAGAGCTTTCCATAACCATCCAGCCAAATGTCAAACTTGAGGAAATGCAGACTGAGGCCCGAGCTCAGTATCAGGAGGCCCAAGAACCTGTAATAGTTGGTCCCACCTGTGAGAAAGTGAGCAGTGAAACTGCATTCCCTGTGCCAGAGATCACAAACATTGGTGTTCCAGCTGGCAATGTGGATTCTTTTGCTGAAACAGAATTAATGAGTAGCAGTGatccagcagtgcctgggagcTGTAGCAATACAAACCTTGAGATTAcagttaaaatagaaaatactgcATTGTGTCCCTCTCTGATGGAGCCTCCCCCAAAGAAGGAAGTTATTGTGCACATTCCAACAGAGACTGCACCAAGTCAAAGCTTGTCCAAAAGCAAAATTCCAGATTGTGTGAAGGAGGTTAAAGATGAGTGCCTTGTGTCCAGTGAGAAAACCAGTAGTTTCAGTAAGCCTGAACTGGAAGTGGTACCTCAGGGTTCTGCACTGAAATCAAAAGCACCAGTGAAAAGAGTTACCTGGAATCTTCAAGAGGAGGAAAGTGGCACGTTGGCTGCTGGAAAAGCTCCAAGTAAGTctctttggaaaacaaacaggGTGTGTAAGGCTCAGGTTTCGATGGCTAAAACCTGGTTGTAGTGTAACAGCTCTGTCATCTGATCTTGTGGTTTCCAATCCTGAGAGCTGGCACGTTGCATTTGTTGGAATTAATTTGTTGAAATTAGTGTTAATGAATCAGAGCACGTGCtgtcagcagagctcagctagccagcagcagcttgttTGGCCATGAAGCATTCATTGCAGCCTCCATCTCTGAACTGGCAGCCTGAGTTCCACCCTTTCTTCAGTTAACTAGAAtggttgttttgctttcaggatttataaatatttcttggAACTGTGAGAAATATCTGTAGCTTGCTCCTGTGAGCTCTGCTAAGCCAAAGCTGCTAGAAATAGCAATTTGTTGGTTACTGTCTTGGAAACCCAGTAAAAAGCAATTGCTCAAGGCTGCAAATCCTCTGTTATCAGAAGGTTTAAAATGTTGGTCATTGCTAAACAAGATCATCTTATAGCTAGCTTTGTTCTtgcatccttttatttttttaaaatgtaactggCTTTGAACCCTTGACCCATTAggtttattttgttcttaaatatttccttttccttttcttggggAACCTAGGGATGCCATTTTACAAACTTCAGCGAGCAAAAGAAGGGGCCTGGAAAGCAGAGGACTTGAACCAAACATTAAATCAGGTGCAGTTAAATGAGCCTCCTCCAACCAATTATATGATTCCTGAGCCTTTGTTTCCTGAGCTAGATTCCTCTCAGGTTGGTTTGTGTTCTGGCACCCAAGTGTCATGGAAGGCATCCCACCTCATCTGTGCCTCGTGCAACACCCTCCTCTCATGGCAGAGTTTGCCTTCCTCGTTTCCCATGGCCCATGCCCATCAGCAATCCTCTCACCATTCAATCTCTCAGGGTTCCTTTCACTTGAAGGAGCACATCTCTGAATCCTCTCTATACATTCAGCTTCTGTTTTCAGCAGTAACTTGCAGAAAGAGGGTGCTGttagaggagctgggagcttcTCGATTCAGGCTGTAAAATCTGGCCTGGTGGCACTGGTGTGTGTCACCAGTCTGTAGTGGCACCAGTTAAGAGATGAGTGAGTGGGGCTGTTGCTGATTTGGGGTGCACAGAGAGACTTAGTTTGAGGGCTGGGATTTCAACTGATTTAAACTACTAATTACTTGCCTGTCTGAGTGGATAGAAGATGCTTGGCAGATTCTGCTTTGATGCTTTCTCTTGTGAGTACAAGTCTTTACAAAATTGTATCTTTTTCATAGGTGACCTGTCAAAATTTACCTCTGACAGCACCTCTGCCCTCAAGCCTCCCCCCCTATGCCCCTGTCAGCCAGCCCACAGTGCAGTTCATCATGCAGGGCAGTCTTCCAGCACTGGGCTGCGTGGCAGGACAGAGCCTGACTCCAGAACCAGGCAGCTTGGCTACTGCATCTGAACCAGGAATCCAGGCTGCTTCCATtggaaatgcagaagaaaagatCAAAGCACCCAATCCTCCAGTGGATAAAATGAAAAACGAAGAAGTGAGTGAATGCTGTCCTGTAGCAACTGCAGAGCATTAGTGAGCTGAACTTTTCAAAGTTTGaggcttttttgtctttctctgtaCTGTGTTTTCCCAGCCCCTTGTGTCACTTGGTTTTGATGTACTAACCCAGGAGTGGCAGGCAGTTCTTTCTGTGAATTCTTTTAGGTTTCACTCCGTTTGATGATTCCACTTTCTACTGCTTATTGCATTAAGACAGAGAGGGTTTAAAGCATCTAAAATAAGTTCTTAAAGCTCTGAAACTTTCTTGCATGAATGTTTGGAAAGGGCTTTCCCAGAAGTCAGAATGTCTGAATTTATTTAGACACCTGGTGTTCTCCTTTCTAATTAATATTAATGTCAATTCTCATAACAGTTTTACAGAGAGGCAGGATTGTTTCTTGCTGCTTatcagcactgaaaatgcagagatAGGTGGAGATTTTTCAGTGCTAGTGCCTTGCTGctgagttttggttttgctgcacAGACCATCTGCTCTATGCATAGTGCAGTTTAGGAACAGAAACTTCTTAGGcaagtattttactttttagcacaaaacaaaaaagtaaaaacagttTTCCAGCTGAACCTCCATTTATGTTTTTATGAACTTACTTTGACACAATATATTCTGATGTCATCTGTAAACCTGAAATTGTTGGCAAGTCCAAGTTTGGGAGGCTCTATATTCACAGCTATAAGTGGCTGTTTCTAGAATCTGAGTTTTGATGGATGTATGTTTATTTTAGAACAAATAGGGGGGAAGGATGAAACCAGACTGATAAGTGGGTATTGTAGTCACTTCAAACACATCCTCTAAGACATGGAATACATGTTACATAGAAAAAGGGTTCCTGGTGGCTTGAACTGTTATTTGTTTCAAGACTGCaatttacagaaaaggaaatcacTTTGGGGTTAGCTTTTACTTGGGTTAATGAAATTGTTTTCACTGTTAGAGCATTTCtaagaaaaagcagattcaGAAACCATCCCTAA from Heliangelus exortis chromosome 18, bHelExo1.hap1, whole genome shotgun sequence carries:
- the PHRF1 gene encoding PHD and RING finger domain-containing protein 1 isoform X4; protein product: MDGDSQDELINQNAALGKGKRQCVVLLSETENNGGNSCDSEDDTRSEEENDDTEEEGDCEDDDEEEEEEAEFAGGGMSSSLKFEPPVNGASVSSDEDGENCPICLNTFRDQAVGTPENCSHYFCLDCIVEWSKNANSCPVDRILFKYISIRAHFGGKILKKIPVENTKAQGSDGEDDPTFCEVCGRSDREDRLLLCDGCDAGYHMECLNPPLSEVPVDEWFCPGCAPMGGSAAADTDHVSEEEVAALVADVTPTTSRLRPHVRTRAIARTRQSERVRATVNRNRITTAQQIQHVPRSLMSSLLDETIEAVVAGLNTAIYQRPLTPRAPPRQKRRTGRRKKVGGKKRTKSSAGKRSSGTQLKRHKRLIKKRRGKKMRVRSHVKTDVSTRSRIARALGLSKPLRGASIPSIYKPTEPSLGLMRADIGAASLSVFGDPYELDPYESNEEIPANPDSPVSTKRRILSQSALRSHRPVARPVSLGLPRSSVPALSPDQEAEAAPVPDLLGSILSGQSFLMMSSSDVVINRDGSLTAKKAAPLQRKSASDLRVEDGSGHNIPLSTLHSGTTAGSSIAGPSVSSGLSTPTRPSSSSSSSLFSLPSASLNRIEPAANPAQTKSEKATVKSEYSMTPRSVQTQNIGTLSRHGSKLGEMARFNGNAKKFAPTASSSKPLSCNVNSDSKAVTVRQPLKPPPKRIDIFELPRIPKIKKETSSKQVEAESTGSQSCDIPSSCITQLTGKESSHQPGKGSKGESQKPSAKESQQQRQTSGASFPTSTGMYSSSSLLGTSISKGPSSFESFKINIPGNAGLPSRLSNPGFCNTFRPVDDKAQQKESPSPLFSVKKKQVKSEIYDPFEPTGSDSSSASSSPERLGSGIPLTNITRTISIENPKVQTFQTVRRFTPYVVENTFGPGADSGVPSSSTEPRGNVAGESRIVEQISDTEQQDNMDEEEFRSSPCASSAVKQICKEECLKEEGREGTNVFLNAEEFIRPNINVKLEPDSPAKNDKQQKVQKEEQTEKRSRSRSRSDSSSRGKKKMKRKKALGKEHKRSPSGSRDKAKRSPSGSRDRAHSRDRSSRSASWSGGEEQSKTHTVKPKSRRSSTERSSSHERSKKKKAKEKTKDKKAKASCSRERRKSRSHSVSPGSTSEFYESRKKKRRSRSRSRRREHSRSNSSERTKRQKHRRGKSHERYDKDSSLRSRDRKKLRSRSRERRKWRSRSRSASRSREHKSSKSKVKRPRSRSGSKERKHRSRETSLPPPPKKDQKPPVENVSTFLEQPHSFKQEPKEELVLEELSITIQPNVKLEEMQTEARAQYQEAQEPVIVGPTCEKVSSETAFPVPEITNIGVPAGNVDSFAETELMSSSDPAVPGSCSNTNLEITVKIENTALCPSLMEPPPKKEVIVHIPTETAPSQSLSKSKIPDCVKEVKDECLVSSEKTSSFSKPELEVVPQGSALKSKAPVKRVTWNLQEEESGTLAAGKAPRMPFYKLQRAKEGAWKAEDLNQTLNQVTCQNLPLTAPLPSSLPPYAPVSQPTVQFIMQGSLPALGCVAGQSLTPEPGSLATASEPGIQAASIGNAEEKIKAPNPPVDKMKNEEYMKKLHMQERAVEEVKLAIKPFYQKREITKEEYKNILRKAVQKICHSKSGEINPMKVANLVKAYVEKYKHMRKHKKPDGAEPREAEN
- the PHRF1 gene encoding PHD and RING finger domain-containing protein 1 isoform X3; amino-acid sequence: MDGDSQDELINQNAALGKGKRQCVVLLSETENNGGNSCDSEDDTRSEEENDDTEEEGGEEDREESEDEELEDCEDDDEEEEEEAEFAGGGMSSSLKFEPPVNGASVSSDEDGENCPICLNTFRDQAVGTPENCSHYFCLDCIVEWSKNANSCPVDRILFKYISIRAHFGGKILKKIPVENTKAQGSDGEDDPTFCEVCGRSDREDRLLLCDGCDAGYHMECLNPPLSEVPVDEWFCPGCAPMGGSAAADTDHVSEEEVAALVADVTPTTSRLRPHVRTRAIARTRQSERVRATVNRNRITTAQQIQHVPRSLMSSLLDETIEAVVAGLNTAIYQRPLTPRAPPRQKRRTGRRKKVGGKKRTKSSAGKRSSGTQLKRHKRLIKKRRGKKMRVRSHVKTDVSTRSRIARALGLSKPLRGASIPSIYKPTEPSLGLMRADIGAASLSVFGDPYELDPYESNEEIPANPDSPVSTKRRILSQSALRSHRPVARPVSLGLPRSSVPALSPDQEAEAAPVPDLLGSILSGQSFLMMSSSDVVINRDGSLTAKKAAPLQRKSASDLRVEDGSGHNIPLSTLHSGTTAGSSIAGPSVSSGLSTPTRPSSSSSSSLFSLPSASLNRIEPAANPAQTKSEKATVKSEYSMTPRSVQTQNIGTLSRHGSKLGEMARFNGNAKKFAPTASSSKPLSCNVNSDSKAVTVRQPLKPPPKRIDIFELPRIPKIKKETSSKQVEAESTGSQSCDIPSSCITQLTGKESSHQPGKGSKGESQKPSAKESQQQRQTSGASFPTSTGMYSSSSLLGTSISKGPSSFESFKINIPGNAGLPSRLSNPGFCNTFRPVDDKAQQKESPSPLFSVKKKQVKSEIYDPFEPTGSDSSSASSSPERLGSGIPLTNITRTISIENPKVQTFQTVRRFTPYVVENTFGPGADSGVPSSSTEPRGNVAGESRIVEQISDTEQQDNMDEEEFRSSPCASSAVKQICKEECLKEEGREGTNVFLNAEEFIRPNINVKLEPDSPAKNDKQQKVQKEEQTEKRSRSRSRSDSSSRGKKKMKRKKALGKEHKRSPSGSRDKAKRSPSGSRDRAHSRDRSSRSASWSGGEEQSKTHTVKPKSRRSSTERSSSHERSKKKKAKEKTKDKKAKASCSRERRKSRSHSVSPGSTSEFYESRKKKRRSRSRSRRREHSRSNSSERTKRQKHRRGKSHERYDKDSSLRSRDRKKLRSRSRERRKWRSRSRSASRSREHKSSKSKVKRPRSRSGSKERKHRSRETSLPPPPKKDQKPPVENVSTFLEQPHSFKQEPKEELVLEELSITIQPNVKLEEMQTEARAQYQEAQEPVIVGPTCEKVSSETAFPVPEITNIGVPAGNVDSFAETELMSSSDPAVPGSCSNTNLEITVKIENTALCPSLMEPPPKKEVIVHIPTETAPSQSLSKSKIPDCVKEVKDECLVSSEKTSSFSKPELEVVPQGSALKSKAPVKRVTWNLQEEESGTLAAGKAPRMPFYKLQRAKEGAWKAEDLNQTLNQVTCQNLPLTAPLPSSLPPYAPVSQPTVQFIMQGSLPALGCVAGQSLTPEPGSLATASEPGIQAASIGNAEEKIKAPNPPVDKMKNEEYMKKLHMQERAVEEVKLAIKPFYQKREITKEEYKNILRKAVQKICHSKSGEINPMKVANLVKAYVEKYKHMRKHKKPDGAEPREAEN
- the PHRF1 gene encoding PHD and RING finger domain-containing protein 1 isoform X1 yields the protein MDGDSQDELINQNAALGKGKRQCVVLLSETENNGGNSCDSEDDTRSEEENDDTEEEGGEEDREESEDEELEDCEDDDEEEEEEAEFAGGGMSSSLKFEPPVNGASVSSDEDGENCPICLNTFRDQAVGTPENCSHYFCLDCIVEWSKNANSCPVDRILFKYISIRAHFGGKILKKIPVENTKAQGSDGEDDPTFCEVCGRSDREDRLLLCDGCDAGYHMECLNPPLSEVPVDEWFCPGCAPMGGSAAADTDHVSEEEVAALVADVTPTTSRLRPHVRTRAIARTRQSERVRATVNRNRITTAQQIQHVPRSLMSSLLDETIEAVVAGLNTAIYQRPLTPRAPPRQKRRTGRRKKVGGKKRTKSSAGKRSSGTQLKRHKRLIKKRRGKKMRVRSHVKTDVSTRSRIARALGLSKPLRGASIPSIYKPTEPSLGLMRADIGAASLSVFGDPYELDPYESNEEIPANPDSPVSTKRRILSQSALRSHRPVARPVSLGLPRSSVPALSPDQEAEAAPVPDLLGSILSGQSFLMMSSSDVVINRDGSLTAKKAAPLQRKSASDLRVEDGSGHNIPLSTLHSGTTAGSSIAGPSVSSGLSTPTRPSSSSSSSLFSLPSASLNRIEPAANPAQTKSEKATVKSEYSMTPRSVQTQNIGTLSRHGSKLGEMARFNGNAKKFAPTASSSKPLSCNVNSDSKAVTVRQPLKPPPKRIDIFELPRIPKIKKETSSKQVEAESTGSQSCDIPSSCITQLTGKESSHQPGKGSKGESQKPSAKESQQQRQTSGASFPTSTGMYSSSSLLGTSISKGPSSFESFKINIPGNAGLPSRLSNPGFCNTFRPVDDKAQQKESPSPLFSVKKKQVKSEIYDPFEPTGSDSSSASSSPERLGSGIPLTNITRTISIENPKVQTFQTVRRFTPYVVENTFGPGADSGVPSSSTEPRGNVAGESRIVEQISDTEQQDNMDEEEFRSSPCASSAVKQICKEECLKEEGREGTNVFLNAEEFIRPNINVKLEPDSPAKNDKQQKVQKEEQTEKRSRSRSRSDSSSRGKKKMKRKKALGKEHKRSPSGSRDKAKRSPSGSRDRAHSRDRSSRSASWSGGEEQSKTHTVKPKSRRSSTERSSSHERSKKKKAKEKTKDKKAKASCSRERRKSRSHSVSPGSTSEFYESRKKKRRSRSRSRRREHSRSNSSERTKRQKHRRGKSHERYDKDSSLRSRDRKKLRSRSRERRKWRSRSRSASRSREHKSSKSKVKRPRSRSGSKERKHRSRETSLPPPPKKDQKPPVENVSTFLEQPHSFKQEPKEELVLEELSITIQPNVKLEEMQTEARAQYQEAQEPVIVGPTCEKVSSETAFPVPEITNIGVPAGNVDSFAETELMSSSDPAVPGSCSNTNLEITVKIENTALCPSLMEPPPKKEVIVHIPTETAPSQSLSKSKIPDCVKEVKDECLVSSEKTSSFSKPELEVVPQGSALKSKAPVKRVTWNLQEEESGTLAAGKAPRMPFYKLQRAKEGAWKAEDLNQTLNQVQLNEPPPTNYMIPEPLFPELDSSQVTCQNLPLTAPLPSSLPPYAPVSQPTVQFIMQGSLPALGCVAGQSLTPEPGSLATASEPGIQAASIGNAEEKIKAPNPPVDKMKNEEYMKKLHMQERAVEEVKLAIKPFYQKREITKEEYKNILRKAVQKICHSKSGEINPMKVANLVKAYVEKYKHMRKHKKPDGAEPREAEN
- the PHRF1 gene encoding PHD and RING finger domain-containing protein 1 isoform X2; protein product: MDGDSQDELINQNAALGKGKRQCVVLLSETENNGGNSCDSEDDTRSEEENDDTEEEGDCEDDDEEEEEEAEFAGGGMSSSLKFEPPVNGASVSSDEDGENCPICLNTFRDQAVGTPENCSHYFCLDCIVEWSKNANSCPVDRILFKYISIRAHFGGKILKKIPVENTKAQGSDGEDDPTFCEVCGRSDREDRLLLCDGCDAGYHMECLNPPLSEVPVDEWFCPGCAPMGGSAAADTDHVSEEEVAALVADVTPTTSRLRPHVRTRAIARTRQSERVRATVNRNRITTAQQIQHVPRSLMSSLLDETIEAVVAGLNTAIYQRPLTPRAPPRQKRRTGRRKKVGGKKRTKSSAGKRSSGTQLKRHKRLIKKRRGKKMRVRSHVKTDVSTRSRIARALGLSKPLRGASIPSIYKPTEPSLGLMRADIGAASLSVFGDPYELDPYESNEEIPANPDSPVSTKRRILSQSALRSHRPVARPVSLGLPRSSVPALSPDQEAEAAPVPDLLGSILSGQSFLMMSSSDVVINRDGSLTAKKAAPLQRKSASDLRVEDGSGHNIPLSTLHSGTTAGSSIAGPSVSSGLSTPTRPSSSSSSSLFSLPSASLNRIEPAANPAQTKSEKATVKSEYSMTPRSVQTQNIGTLSRHGSKLGEMARFNGNAKKFAPTASSSKPLSCNVNSDSKAVTVRQPLKPPPKRIDIFELPRIPKIKKETSSKQVEAESTGSQSCDIPSSCITQLTGKESSHQPGKGSKGESQKPSAKESQQQRQTSGASFPTSTGMYSSSSLLGTSISKGPSSFESFKINIPGNAGLPSRLSNPGFCNTFRPVDDKAQQKESPSPLFSVKKKQVKSEIYDPFEPTGSDSSSASSSPERLGSGIPLTNITRTISIENPKVQTFQTVRRFTPYVVENTFGPGADSGVPSSSTEPRGNVAGESRIVEQISDTEQQDNMDEEEFRSSPCASSAVKQICKEECLKEEGREGTNVFLNAEEFIRPNINVKLEPDSPAKNDKQQKVQKEEQTEKRSRSRSRSDSSSRGKKKMKRKKALGKEHKRSPSGSRDKAKRSPSGSRDRAHSRDRSSRSASWSGGEEQSKTHTVKPKSRRSSTERSSSHERSKKKKAKEKTKDKKAKASCSRERRKSRSHSVSPGSTSEFYESRKKKRRSRSRSRRREHSRSNSSERTKRQKHRRGKSHERYDKDSSLRSRDRKKLRSRSRERRKWRSRSRSASRSREHKSSKSKVKRPRSRSGSKERKHRSRETSLPPPPKKDQKPPVENVSTFLEQPHSFKQEPKEELVLEELSITIQPNVKLEEMQTEARAQYQEAQEPVIVGPTCEKVSSETAFPVPEITNIGVPAGNVDSFAETELMSSSDPAVPGSCSNTNLEITVKIENTALCPSLMEPPPKKEVIVHIPTETAPSQSLSKSKIPDCVKEVKDECLVSSEKTSSFSKPELEVVPQGSALKSKAPVKRVTWNLQEEESGTLAAGKAPRMPFYKLQRAKEGAWKAEDLNQTLNQVQLNEPPPTNYMIPEPLFPELDSSQVTCQNLPLTAPLPSSLPPYAPVSQPTVQFIMQGSLPALGCVAGQSLTPEPGSLATASEPGIQAASIGNAEEKIKAPNPPVDKMKNEEYMKKLHMQERAVEEVKLAIKPFYQKREITKEEYKNILRKAVQKICHSKSGEINPMKVANLVKAYVEKYKHMRKHKKPDGAEPREAEN